Sequence from the Candidatus Eisenbacteria bacterium genome:
GCCGATTCGAAGCCGCACTCCTTGTGCGTTCCGTCGCAGAACGGCTTGTTCGAGGACTGGCCGCAGCGGCAGAGCGAAATGACGGTTCGTCCGGCCAGATCGAACGGGCGGCCGTCTTGATCGACAACCTGGAAATCTCCCTCGATCCGGACGGGACCATTGTTGCGAATGGTGATCTTGGCCGGCAATGTGCCTCCTGTGCGGGTGGATGTCGTAGGGTGGACAGTATATACTCCTTTTCGAGTTCCGTCGCACGCTGCAGAGGTCCAACCCGCCGCAACCTAATTCGATTCCAGAGAGGGATTTAGCGTCATGGCGCCACAGTACATCTTCACGATGGTCAACCTCGGCAAGGTCCACCCGCCGAACAAGGAGGTCCTGAAGGGGATCTATCTCTC
This genomic interval carries:
- a CDS encoding CDGSH iron-sulfur domain-containing protein, translated to MPAKITIRNNGPVRIEGDFQVVDQDGRPFDLAGRTVISLCRCGQSSNKPFCDGTHKECGFESAVEARALPPPAPKPA